The proteins below come from a single Plasmodium cynomolgi strain B DNA, scaffold: 0429, whole genome shotgun sequence genomic window:
- a CDS encoding hypothetical protein (putative): MIILQSIITYIFFHFCFNIQKGSCIDYYFRLYNNVRVTFSDQTLGYVNIIKNYTHPFLKLVSLYLVENYRRASEYFSKNGDNTQNVACEKNVIQVLLHGMHKLKDYGRPYNIILVLIIAIELINSLILLLYHRICFLLHVIGVFQKSGNV, encoded by the exons ATGATTATATTGCAATctataataacatatattttttttcatttttgttttaatataCAGAAAGGGTCATGTATTGATTATTATTTCCGATTATACAATAATGTCCGAGTAACATTTTCTGACCAAACGTTGGGATATGtaaacataattaaaaactaTACtcatccctttttaaaacttGTCTCGCTATATCTTGTAGAAAATTACCGTAGAGCCAGTGAATACTTCagtaaaaatggagacaacACACAAAATGTTGCTTGTGAA aaaaatgtaattcaAGTGTTATTGCATGGAATGCACAAGTTGAAGGATTATGGAAGACCATACAACATAATTTTGGTGCTAATCATTGCAATAGAGTTAATAAATTCTCTAATACTACTGTTATACCACAGGATATGCTTCCTGCTACATGTTATAGGAGTGTTCCAGAAGAGTGGGAATGTATGA